The following are encoded in a window of Sminthopsis crassicaudata isolate SCR6 chromosome 5, ASM4859323v1, whole genome shotgun sequence genomic DNA:
- the PACSIN2 gene encoding protein kinase C and casein kinase substrate in neurons protein 2 isoform X2, with the protein MSVTYDDSVGVEVSSDSFWEVGNYKRTVKRIDDGHRLCNDLMNCIHERARIEKAYAQQLTEWAKRWKQLVEKGPQYGTVEKAWNAVMSEAEKVSELHLEVKGSLMNEDFEKIKNWQKEAFHKQMMGGFKETREAEDGFRKAQKPWAKKLKEVEASKKAYHAACKEEKLAVSRENNSKADPALNPEQLKKLQDKVEKCKQDVLKTKEKYEKSLKELDQGTPQYMENMEQVFEQCQQFEEKRLRFFREVLLEVQKHLDLSNIPSYKSIYRELEQSIQAADAVEDLRWFRANHGPGMSMNWPQFEEWSADLNRTLSRREKKKASDGVTLTGINQTGDQALSNKHSSVSSYEKTQSYPTEWSDEEANNPFSSTDANGDSNPFDEDASSATEVRVRALYDYEGQEHDELSFKAGDELTKIEDEDEQGWCKGRLDNGQVGLYPANYVEAIQ; encoded by the exons GTTGGAAACTACAAGCGAACAGTCAAGCGGATTGACGATGGCCACCGACTCTGCAATGACCTCATGAACTGTATTCATGAGCGGGCGCGCATTGAGAAGGCTTACGCGCAGCAGCTCACCGAGTGGGCTAAGCGATGGAAGCAGCTTGTGGAAAAGG GTCCACAGTATGGGACCGTCGAAAAGGCCTGGAATGCCGTGATGTCGGAAGCAGAGAAGGTGAGCGAGCTGCATCTCGAAGTGAAGGGCTCCCTGATGAATGAGGATTTTGAGAAGATCAAGAATTGGCAGAAGGAGGCGTTTCATAAGCAGATGATGGGAGGATTCAAGGAGACCCGAGAGGCGGAGGATGGATTCAGGAAGGCCCAAAAACCCTGGGCGAAGAAGCTCAAGGAG GTAGAGGCGTCCAAGAAAGCGTACCATGCTGCCTGTAAGGAGGAAAAGCTGGCCGTGTCCCGGGAGAACAACAGCAAAGCGGATCCTGCCCTCAACCCAGAGCAGCTCAAGAAACTCCAGGACAAAGTGGAGAAATGCAAGCAAGATGTGCTGAAG accaaGGAGAAATATGAGAAATCCTTGAAGGAGCTGGACCAAGGGACCCCCCAGTACATGGAGAACATGGAGCAAGTGTTTGAACAGTGTCAGCAGTTTGAGGAAAAACGCCTGCGTTTCTTCCGGGAGGTGTTGCTGGAGGTTCAGAAGCATCTTGACCTGTCTAACATTCCCAG CTACAAGAGCATCTACAGAGAGCTGGAGCAGAGCATCCAAGCGGCGGACGCGGTGGAGGACCTGCGGTGGTTCCGCGCCAACCACGGCCCTGGGATGTCCATGAACTGGCCGCAGTTTGAG gAATGGTCTGCAGATCTGAACCGAACGCTGAGTAGGCGAGAAAAGAAGAAGGCCTCAGATGGCGTGACCCTGACGGGCATTAACCAGACAGGAGACCAGGCCCTGTCCAACAAGCACAGCAG CGTCAGCAGCTACGAGAAAACTCAGAGTTATCCAACCGAGTGGTCTGACGAGGAGGCCAACAATCCCTTCTCCTCCACCGACGCGAACGGGGACTCCAACCCCTTTGACGAAGACGCCAGCTCCGCGACCGAGGTGCGGGTGCGAGCCCTCTACGACTACGAAGGCCAGGAACACGATGAGCTCAGTTTTAAGGCCG GAGACGAGCTGACCAAAATCGAGGATGAAGACGAACAAGGCTGGTGCAAAGGACGCTTGGACAACGGGCAGGTCGGCTTGTACCCAGCGAATTATGTAGAGGCGATCCAGTGA
- the PACSIN2 gene encoding protein kinase C and casein kinase substrate in neurons protein 2 isoform X1: MSVTYDDSVGVEVSSDSFWEVGNYKRTVKRIDDGHRLCNDLMNCIHERARIEKAYAQQLTEWAKRWKQLVEKGPQYGTVEKAWNAVMSEAEKVSELHLEVKGSLMNEDFEKIKNWQKEAFHKQMMGGFKETREAEDGFRKAQKPWAKKLKEVEASKKAYHAACKEEKLAVSRENNSKADPALNPEQLKKLQDKVEKCKQDVLKTKEKYEKSLKELDQGTPQYMENMEQVFEQCQQFEEKRLRFFREVLLEVQKHLDLSNIPSYKSIYRELEQSIQAADAVEDLRWFRANHGPGMSMNWPQFEEWSADLNRTLSRREKKKASDGVTLTGINQTGDQALSNKHSSNLSVQSDTIQSVQSQSSYNPFEDEDDTESTVSEKEDVKRKNVSSYEKTQSYPTEWSDEEANNPFSSTDANGDSNPFDEDASSATEVRVRALYDYEGQEHDELSFKAGDELTKIEDEDEQGWCKGRLDNGQVGLYPANYVEAIQ; encoded by the exons GTTGGAAACTACAAGCGAACAGTCAAGCGGATTGACGATGGCCACCGACTCTGCAATGACCTCATGAACTGTATTCATGAGCGGGCGCGCATTGAGAAGGCTTACGCGCAGCAGCTCACCGAGTGGGCTAAGCGATGGAAGCAGCTTGTGGAAAAGG GTCCACAGTATGGGACCGTCGAAAAGGCCTGGAATGCCGTGATGTCGGAAGCAGAGAAGGTGAGCGAGCTGCATCTCGAAGTGAAGGGCTCCCTGATGAATGAGGATTTTGAGAAGATCAAGAATTGGCAGAAGGAGGCGTTTCATAAGCAGATGATGGGAGGATTCAAGGAGACCCGAGAGGCGGAGGATGGATTCAGGAAGGCCCAAAAACCCTGGGCGAAGAAGCTCAAGGAG GTAGAGGCGTCCAAGAAAGCGTACCATGCTGCCTGTAAGGAGGAAAAGCTGGCCGTGTCCCGGGAGAACAACAGCAAAGCGGATCCTGCCCTCAACCCAGAGCAGCTCAAGAAACTCCAGGACAAAGTGGAGAAATGCAAGCAAGATGTGCTGAAG accaaGGAGAAATATGAGAAATCCTTGAAGGAGCTGGACCAAGGGACCCCCCAGTACATGGAGAACATGGAGCAAGTGTTTGAACAGTGTCAGCAGTTTGAGGAAAAACGCCTGCGTTTCTTCCGGGAGGTGTTGCTGGAGGTTCAGAAGCATCTTGACCTGTCTAACATTCCCAG CTACAAGAGCATCTACAGAGAGCTGGAGCAGAGCATCCAAGCGGCGGACGCGGTGGAGGACCTGCGGTGGTTCCGCGCCAACCACGGCCCTGGGATGTCCATGAACTGGCCGCAGTTTGAG gAATGGTCTGCAGATCTGAACCGAACGCTGAGTAGGCGAGAAAAGAAGAAGGCCTCAGATGGCGTGACCCTGACGGGCATTAACCAGACAGGAGACCAGGCCCTGTCCAACAAGCACAGCAG TAACCTTAGTGTCCAGAGTGACACAATACAGTCAGTGCAGTCCCAGTCAAGTTACAACCCCTTTGAGGATGAAGACGACACGGAAAGTACTGTCAGTGAGAAGGAGGACGTTAAGCGGAAAAA CGTCAGCAGCTACGAGAAAACTCAGAGTTATCCAACCGAGTGGTCTGACGAGGAGGCCAACAATCCCTTCTCCTCCACCGACGCGAACGGGGACTCCAACCCCTTTGACGAAGACGCCAGCTCCGCGACCGAGGTGCGGGTGCGAGCCCTCTACGACTACGAAGGCCAGGAACACGATGAGCTCAGTTTTAAGGCCG GAGACGAGCTGACCAAAATCGAGGATGAAGACGAACAAGGCTGGTGCAAAGGACGCTTGGACAACGGGCAGGTCGGCTTGTACCCAGCGAATTATGTAGAGGCGATCCAGTGA